The following DNA comes from Gambusia affinis linkage group LG21, SWU_Gaff_1.0, whole genome shotgun sequence.
AAAAGTATCCATATCACAAGGAAAAGGTGAGTATTGAATGAACGACAGTAACGGGTTTGAGAATGAAACGGCCCTCCCGATGAACTTGACAGGATTTCGCTGCTGCAGCGCAGCGGCGACGGCCCCTACGAACGGCTCGACAAACAACAGCACATCTCCCTCCTCCTCGCCCCCACGCCTCCCCCTCAGCCTGAACCTCTGCGAACGCTGGCCGGCCATAACGACCCGCTTGGCGATGGGAGAGAGCGAGAGATCTCGCCGGAACAACGCTCATTGATTGAAACGTAGGCTCACGATTCCACCTGATACGCCTCCTCCTTCAGCCACTTCAGAAAGAGGTGGGCGAAGAGGGTAGGGGAGAGAGGAGatagatggagaaaaaaaaaagaaaaaaactccacTACGCTCAGGTGCTTTGTACTGGCAGTACGCATTCAGTGAGTGAATGCAGGTGGTGTGTGGATGTGCCAGCGCTGCGTGTGGTGCGAGTGTTGATGTGAGAGGTAGTTGGAGCGCTTGCAGCCCAGGCCCTCTGCTGACTGAGCGGCTCTCACTGGAGAATTGATTTGGCCTCCGAGAGGATCTGTAGTTCTCTCAGCGGAACAGAGGGAGGCTGGAGGGCAGCAGTAGGAGGAGGGCTGTGTATGTGGGGGGGGGAATGGAAGCCCAGGTGGAATTGAGAGATGGAGGAACACTGTGGAAATGAAAAGACGATGCCGGGGCAACACGCTAGGtgcacacacaagcacacatgCTGCTGAAACGGatgggttgtgtgtgtgtgaggaaaattTACTCCCTGTAATaaccctctccctctctctcgcTCTGCGGGCCGCCTCTCTGTGCGCCTCCTGGCTCCTTCAGCCCATAACACAGGCGACCACATCACACCGGCTCACACATGGCCCTGAAACCACTTCAGCCTGCAATCCAGCgatcacacacacatgtgcatgtgtgtctgcGTGTCCAAGTGCAAATTTTCTCTGCTCGCCTGTTGCTGCAGGGTTGGTTGTCACACCTAAAAGAGGCCCCTGTTCAGCAGGTTGTCAGTGTCTTAGCTGTTTAATCCAAATCATTTCCCTGTGGAGGTCATTTCAAGTTTCATCTCATCTGTCTAAGGCAGGCCACGTTCTGTTTAATTGGCGTTTCCAGCTCCCTGCCCCCTCTGCCTCCACAACCAGTCCCTTTAATAGTTTTGACATTAAAACGACATGGTACATATATTTAACCCAGCCAGCTTTTAACCTTTCACTCCCAGCACTCATAATTAAAGACCACACACATCTCATCATGTTTATAAAGCACTCGAAGTAGAGTCAAGAACCACGGTACTCATTCTGAGCTGTGATCTTGTGTCTCCTTGTGCAGTGACCAACTACAACAATGTGCTGGAGGCAGGCTCAGACTCAGACGATGAGGACAAGCTGCACATCGTGGAGGAGGAAGGCAGCCTGGCAGACGGGGCAGACTGCGACAGCACCCTGCCGGACGAAGAGCACCCGAGCGTGCCGAGTTGGGACCCAGGTGAGAACCTCATGTTATTCTCTGACCGTTGAAAAGTGAACAGAGCTGTGGTTTCTGCTAACCCAGGGGTGGACACTCCTgatcctcgagggccggtgtcctgcaacctttagatgtgtctctacttcaacacatcTGAGTCACATAATGaagtcattagcaggactctggagaacctgactgcacttgggaggtgattcagttattggattcaggtgtgttggaccagggagacatctaagagttgcaggacaccggccctccaggaccaggagtgcccacccctgtgctAACCATTACGGTAGGTGGTCATAATGCTGTGGCTTCTACTGTGACTTGCAAAGTTATTTCCatcctttgaacttttccaccTTGTGTCATGTTAGagccacaaatttcaatgtagTTCTCATCATAGACCTCCACCACAGTCTCAATTTTTTCTGTAATCTCTAATCAGTTTCCTTCTGGATTGGCGTGTAGTTTgcttcatccatcttcccagCTTTTATCCCCCCACTATGATGCTTCTACTACAGAGTTCCACAGTAAACGACGTGTTCGGGTTCATGAACAGTGTAAAAAGCTCCCCGATACAATGGCGAACAGCGCGGAGTCTGCCCATGGACAGCTGAGAGTTCATAGTCAAGCGCATTAATTTCCTACAGTTTTCACGAtaaattctttcattttccaAGTTTGATCGTTTAGCCCAGTTCTTCTCCAACAACGCAGCCACTCTACGCCCATCAGTGTGGAATCAGAGTAGCAGTTACATTGTGCGTCCTTACCACGGGTTACGCCAACTCCCAACCTAATCAGCTTTATATTACATACCATTATATTTTTAACTAGATATTCAAAAGGTGCAAAATTGaagtatttattatattataaccAGTCTGTTTAAATGTCTGCCACCTTTCACTGAAAATTGACTTTATACACCACAGACTGAGTTATAGTTCCTCTTTTAAAAGTTCCTGTTGAGCACTCTCGAGCCAAGCAAGCAGTGTGGCTGAACTTGATGTGTACACGTGTTGTGTTCTCCGAGAATGAGCCGTCATACCCGGCACCGCGACAGTGCGCAAGGGCGCAGACGGTGTGACTGGTGAGCGCACCCTCAAGTTCAGTGTGTCAACTATAAACCTGGTGGGGGCAAGTAAAGCAGCCTGGCAGGCTGCCAGGATGATCATACACTTGGGGGATGCCTGTGGGATTGTATTATTTTCTGCAGGTGGGTTTTGATCCAATTATGTATCTCAGCTGAAGAGATACAGTCTAAGTTGCGAAATGCCACCCTAACATCTGCACATAGTTATATAGAGGTCTTTGTCTCATTGTGAAACAGAGAGTAAGGAAACAGGTACTGCATGCAGACGGGTTGAAACTAAGGCAGGAAATATGATATTAAACAAAGACAATGCCAACACACAGAGAGACCTTCAGGCACACAAAATAGCCTTTCAAGCCAAGTGTCGGTGGAAAGCTTTACAGCACTGGTGGGCATACAGGGAACCGCCATGAACTCCTTTTTACCTCAAACCCTATGGAAGTGGCATCAGAAGCCCGCTCACTACCACAGGAAGAGCTGATGTCacttccctccctcccccctccTCCAGCCCGTCATTCCCTCCCTTTCTGTCGTCTCCAAAACAATTGCGGGTGCTGAAGGATGTTGCCGTTTCAGCACGAGCTCAAGGCCTCTCCATTGCATGAGGTCACCTAGGTAGCTTCAGACGGGTGTCAGCAACTGTGACTTGCACATATGGCAGGTAATCAGGTACAAAAATCACATAGTACTCTGTTTGAAGATGTCAACTATAGTTTTCTAAGCAACAGATGTAGATGAATGTAAACATGGACAACAGGGTGGGGAAAGTTCAAGCCAACACATCTGAAAACATGCAGTGACATCTCACTTTTGGTCTGAGCAGAGAGCTTTAGAAATTCCACTCAGATGAATTTGCTTCGGTTCTGAGCATCATGGTTTCGGTTGCGCTGGCACACACGCAAACCACAGACCTGCGCACAGAGCAGCCACCTACTCCCCAGACTCTGCTGTCATCCTCGGCTCGGCTCCCCCAGCTGCACCTCCTTGCATAAGAGGAAAGTTGTAGGAAGAATAATGTCATTGGTTTTGGCCCAGGATGGAGAACATTAAACACTTCAAAAGCATGAGCTGCACTGAAACAGCTCAGTGAGCTGGCGGCGCTCCATGTTTGTGCCTGATCTGGTCTTCTCACTTCTCTTCCTAACTCTCCAGCCTTCTCTGCAGATCAGACTGATGAAACGCGGGGAAAGCCTCGGCTCTTTAAGCAAACACGTCTTTCGTCTAATCTGTTGGGAGAACAGACTCGCTGGTGTGGCCTTGAAAATCTGACCACCACCCAGCAATCTTCTTCTCCTCACAGCTCGGTTTGCTTCAAATTAAAGCCTTGACACCCCTTCTCACGAGACTTCTGCGCTCCAAAACCAGAAAGGTGGTTTTTCAGCACTTTAACTTTGTTTACCTCAaatcgttttcttttttttatatgtccTTACTGACTATTCTTCTTGTTCTGAATGATTCTTCTTGATTAAAGGGTATGAAAGGCCCCCACCTCACTGTCATTACTCATTGACTCCTAAGTGATTATGTAGAGGTGGAGCAGCCCACCGTTGGGGTATGACTATGCTTGGGGGAGGGACAGGTAGATGGAGCGCTGACCCAGGAGGGCTTCTCCTTTACATTTAATGAGTAGGAGAGAATGATTACATCTGAGTGAAAGAGCAGGGTGGAGCTGGAGAGCAGAGGCACCAAATGATGGAGAAAATCTGGATATACAGGCAGTTTCTCTCTGTGCCTGCAAAGGTATCCCTCCCCCTTGgactctttcacattttgagacaaacctcaatgttttgttattgggatttttacgtgacaaaacatttcaaggaTTGATGGTGTCaattgttgtgttaccatgaTCTCAGAAAGACATTGGAATACACAATTTTTATGAAAGAGATGAATGTTTGGTAGCACACAGCCAAGGATGAGCAAATCATTCCTCTCCTGATTTCAGAATacctcatgtcttcttcagtcTGTCTCCCAATGGCTGGAGATAGAGTAAAGCATTTGTTCCCCCCACCACTGTTGAATACTTTAGATTCTTGTTCACGAGgctttttcttgtttgtctgCCCCACCAGACAGAATCTAAGACACGTTGTGGATGCTCTGCCACAGGAAATAGTGAGGTCATGGGTTGGACAGGACAGGAAATGCATCATGGGCTGGCCATTTTGGAGAGATGTAGGGAGAGTGGGAAGAGacaaaagcaagagaaaaagaaaagaaacttggtggtctgctgtttttttttcttacaagaACATGCGCTGCCATTCTCTCTTGAACCTTCTATGGAGCTCTTTTAACTGATCTTCCACGTGTGCAGCGGTGCATTCACATCCCTGCGTCAGCATGTAAGCGGCCTGCGTGATGTTTCATGTCAGGGGGAGCAGCCTGATAACACACAGCCACCTCAGCAAGGCTGCAACCCCTCCTGGCCCTCTTCTGTACTTGAAAAAGAGCCGAGTGAGGCAAACGAATCGCACAGGCGAGGAGTGAAAACAACAGCCTGTCATGCCTTTGCACCACAGAGCCCCAAACGGgacttcacttcacttcacaTACACAGGCTCAACATTTTGTAGCCTTGAGGTGAATCGGTGTGTCTGAATGTGGCCGAGGGAGCAAATCCCAGCCTGATCAGCACTTGCTGACATTTTGTGCACCACGTCACTCACCGACATTATTTAGAAATGGATGGAGAGCTTCGATGGAAGGATGTAATACTTTGTCTgtgaaaagtattcatatcttATGTCTCATTCTGCTATGTTAAAACATCAatcttcagtgtattttacttGTATTTGGTGAAGTAGTGCATAACTCTGAATTAAAAGTTTCAAGTGTTTTGGGGTAGGTAACTGCTAGCTTTGCACATGTAGAaactaggggtgcaccgattgcagctTTCTGCCCGATCACATTCTATAAAACGTCACATATGCCAATTCCAGTTTTGACCAAGAGTGAttaattttgtctgaaaagtcgCTAAATATAGCAGGAAAGTGGAGTGACTATTTTTAACTGCACACCTGCAGCCGTAACCTGGGGGCTACATCTTTGTCTCAATCCATTTTCAGACAAGATTGTTGGATAAGATCAGTTTCTCATGTATCGACTGATAGTCGATCTCAGAAAAATTGAAGAAATGAGAAACGACTTATTGCCGCTTCCCTCCTAGAAAATGACTGTCTTACCAATTCTTATTTGCACAATCCAACTTGGGAGAATTATCACTTTTTCAAGTTGTGTCACAGATCATCCATTGTATTtatgtctgaactttgactgggccattttaacatttagacATGCATCTGCTGGCTGTACGCTTTGGGTCACTGTCCTGCCAGAAACAAAAGCTCCATCCCAGTCTTAAGTCTTTTATAGCCACAGGCAGGGTTTCTGTCAGAAATGCATTAATCTCTGCATTAACGAGAATCCTTGTCCCTGCCAAACAAAAGCATCCCCACAACGTCATCCTGCCACCATCATATGTTACCATGGGGTGGCGTACCAAGAGATCTTTCATCACCAAAACCGTTCTCATGTGTGCCACAAGACATCACttcttatagatttttttccttccagtctTCTCTgaacagctcctccagagttaccgtGGGCCTTTTGTacagatgtttgtggttgtaataaaacaacaatacaaTGTTCtgagggtatgaatactttttcgaAGCTCTGCATTTACTTGTTGATAATCCCCTGTAAGCCTTAACCTGACAACCAGGGAGTGTGTTTCCCAGACTGCCAGAGTGTTTCCCTTAATATGTTAGGTGGAATGTGTTAAATGTGTCTCGGGGTACTACTGAAATTGCTCGGGTCGTGGGAGGAAAGCCGTGTGTATCCCGAGTACAGGATACAAATTCCAAGATGGACCTTTCTGAGCACCTGCTGCTTCCTCCTACTTTACACACCCACGCTGACATGTTCACAAAAAGACGGCCTCTTTGTCCTCATGATTTCTCCGAGGTCTGCAACAGGCCAGCAGGCTTCTTCCAGCAGTCCTCTATAACCATAGCAACAAATGACTGCCGTTGCATTGTTCCGCAGCTTTGTCAAGGCGCCGCAGAGGAAGCTGGACCGAGACTTGTTTGTAAGAGTACTGGTATTCGCTGTGCGCCGGTGAGTCATGAAGTGCTACACCTGTTCCCATCTCTGAGGAGAACACAGCTGGCCCCGTCTCTCCACACACACTGTACGCAGTTCTCCAAACACAATTCTCCAATCTCTTCTGAGCAGAGGGAGTTCATGAAACATCTGCCCGGTAAACAGCACTGTTGTATCCACAGCAGGCTAACTTTGCTTTTAGCTGCGAGCTCACCCCTGTAATTATTCTCCGTAATGATCCACAGAGGCGCACTAACACATCCACAGAGGAGCGGTGCTCTGTTTAATTGCTGACATGCTGTACCTGGTTTCTGCATCCACCTCAGGTAGCACAGGGGAGAACCGAGATCAAGAGAAAGGAAGGAAGCTTTCATGCCTACTAAACTCAGTCCTCAGGTTACACTCCGGTAATGAGCGTGTGCACCGCTTCCGAGCCGAGCTCGAGCGATGTGGAGGAAGAACACGCTCGGCTCATTTGCCAAAGTTGGTCTGAAGGCCGAGCCTCACCTGAGAGCACAGAGCGTGTGAGAGTTCCCGCTTCGCCTCTGTCTGGTGCAATGTTGGAGGAGGAGATTCGTCACCTAATTATCAGTTCCAGTCACAACAAGTACCTTATCTAACATTGTTAATAGAGGTTCGCCATTCAGTTCTTACAAAGAATGCCATGCTCACCATCGCCCCTGGCCTTTGATGCTAATGAGTTTTCTCATCCCTTTGTGAATGTcgggatgtttttttcttcttcttcctgacGCTGCATGCCTCTTTCCAGTCTGCTGAACATGGGATGATCAAGAGCGCAGACTGTAGGAGCTGCTCCAACCATTGCATTCTCTGTGATTTTACGACATGATCACATATGGCATGTGTCAGGAGCCAAAACCTTTCTGCTCTAGCGATGAGATCAATGAAGGCTCGTCTGTaacgagtgtgtgtgtgtgtttgttcctTTGCAGTGAAGGAGGACTGCGCTTCAGACGGCGAGGATGACGTGAGCACGGACGCCCTGGTGGAAGAGATGCTCCAGCAAGGAGACACGGCCATCATCTACCCAGAGGCCCCAGACGATGACCTCCAGCGCCAGGGCACCCCCGACGCCAGCGTCCATGACGAGAACGGTACCGGACATCACGCCGTGGGCACTGTCCTCAGTCACACCTCACTGTTTGCACTGCTGAGCTTCTGCGCTGTTACAACACCTATCTAGTAATCACCCCCTCTAGAGGGGATGGCTCTACCTGCTGCCTGTTACACCTCAGGTGTTAACTCCCCCCATTAGCACCAGCCTGTGACATCATTACAGCCGCTACGGCTCCTGGGCTTCTAACTTTTACCTGCTTCCTCTGAGAGTGGTTGGAGGGAGTGGAGTGTCAGAAATAGCAACACCTGAGTAAATTTGTCACGTCCATGCGAGCTCTGACTCACAGCTACCTGGGTGATAATGTGTGTGCATTCCCAGCCACAGCTCTCACCTGGTCCCCAGGAAGAGGTGGGGGGCTTAATACATCACTTGTTAACAAGGTAATGCTTTACCTGTGTGGGAAGAGAACAACTTAAACCCTCTGTTGGTCTGGAGCTCAGGTGCAGGTGGGCGACGTGTTTACCAgcctcattttttttccttacacaCACTCCTGATGCACAACAGGCAACTTCATCTAAAGAGTctaaaactgtaatttatttgcCTTGTCAGAATATGTGGAAATAACATTAAGAGAAATCAAAGTGCAGCCAAGGACAGCAAACACCAGCTTTGATCTGCTTGGTTACCTGGCTGCTGTTTACCTGTAGGGGAGGATCTCTCAGTGATCGGCGAAATCACAGAGCAGCGTTACTGTGGCCGCTCATGCACAACATCAAAGAGTTTCACAACATGTGTTTTTAACACCGTCTCCTCCTCCTATTCTCTTCTTTCATCCAGGAACCCCTGATTCGTTCTCCCAGCTGCTCACATGCCCGTACTGCGCACGGGGCTACAAGCGCTACAGTTCCCTGAAGGAGCACATCAAGTACCGGCATCCATATGAGCGTTCATAAGGGAGGACGGGATCAGGTAAAAAAGTTCTGTTCTGCACTTAGATGCCAAAAGCTAACTCTATATTTTGTTTCCAAGGAGAGAgtttgtagaaatattttaaaacggtgttttaaaaaaaaaaaaagttttctagaCTTTCTGAAAGTCACGATAAGTCATAGGAcagatttaatgttttgctttcctCAGTTATGAGTTTAAACAAACCATTCAGCCCAtgagacaaagaaaatatacaatattGAGTCGATATTttaacaatgagaaaaaaaaattctataatGTTCATATTCAAAACTGTGAATAAAAGACTCAGTAAATAATTCAGACATGGTTTGATCAGTCCATACACCAACCTGACATGGAACATGAtgatgtctgttttttattaaatggaaTGTCAAAGAATCAATGTTCAGTGTAGATTATATTTGatcaatctaaatattttagagattttttttctacaaatgaaaGACCAGATtctcaaaaaatactttaaagacaGCAGAAATTTATTAAGTAGATGCTAAGCTTTGTGTCATTATTGTCTGTCACTCTGTctccatttattcatttatatttctaTGAAgtaccaaaaaataataataataatttgcaaGAACCCATTAAAAGTGGTGTAGGAATCTTGAAAGCTTTCATACCAGAGAACTTTCAGGAAAAGGCCTTGCTACATGACTGTACAACAGGACTGCTTCCTgtcacacttcaaaataagagtcccAATCATGGATCAGAGTTTCAAGCTTCCAGATCTCCTGATAATTGCTTAAACTAAACCAGCAGCTGTCCTCTCGATATTGTGAAATTTCTATGAGATTCTCTTTTACCAGTAGCACAGGAATGTACTTATAGGTGTCTACATGAGGACACAGTATAGGTTGGAACATCAGCTGTTAAATACAGACAATACTACCCCCTCTAGTGCagtgccactgtgcagctcatATAGTGCATATCCACTATGTTTCACTGCTGGTTATTAGTCACAAACCTTACAATAGAAAAGTAATTGGAGATCTATTCTCTTGTATCTTCACAGCAGGAGTTAGATGTCTCTACCCTAAATCAGAGACAAGCAGTCTTtgtagaaatactttaaaacactGGAGAACTATtctaaagtacaaaaaaataaaacagaagttggttctttaaaagcaaaacacaaaaagaaagagcagcataagattatttagaaaaacttcCTGTAATGATTGATATGCTTATTTCATAAATGGCTCTAAAATCATCTGTAGGTGCTGCAGAAACaggtttctaaaaaaaaaaacttgacataAAAGCCCTCTGGTTTCTATGCATGACAAATAAACATGAACTCTTGCCCTTGATTGATTAACAGCATTGTGATGCGAATTATCAGAGTTCAAAGGTCACACTGTCATAGCTTGTGTGACTGAACGACCCGCTCACCTTTTATCTCGCAGAGGCACATCACGCAGTCCGGAGGCAACCGGAAATTCAAGTGTCCCGAATGCGGCAAAGCATTCAAGTACAAGCACCATCTGAAGGAGCACCTCCGGATTCACAGTGGTGAGAGCACAGCCCTGTCAAATGAGCATGctatctctgtgtgtgtaggtgtgtgtgagCAGGTCATGTTCAGTGTGTTGTTTTCATGCCCCTCTGCTAGCCACAGAAGCTTCAATCTCGGTTGAAGCaggctttatgttttatttatgtttccctGCGTTTAGATCTCCTTCATCATGTTTCGGTGTGTTGGTTCTCCTCCTTAATGTGCCGTAATCATGTTTCTTTTGGCATTATGGGACAGCAATTAGAGACGGGCATTTCCCAGTGGTGCCATTACACGAACGTTTAAGCATCATTGAAATGCATTAGAGCTTTTTCCTGCTGTACCGCTTATAGCCTAGCTTGCTCATTTAGCTTCATTCACTAATGGAAATTGTTCTCTTCCCCTCTTCCCCCCTCCACCCCGCCTCCCGGCCGACTCCGctttccctctctctgtttCATAAACTGTGGCTTTATTCAGGAGAGAAACCCTATGAGTGCTCCCACTGCAAGAAGCGCTTCTCCCACTCAGGCTCCTACAGTTCCCACATCAGCAGTAAGAAGTGCATCAGCGTCATCTCAGTGAACAGCAGACAGCGCCTGGGGGGCAGCAGAAACCAGGCCCAGGGTTCGCCACCGGGGCTGCCCACATCCCCTTCAGTCCACTGCGGGCAGATCAGGGAGAAACTGGAGCACAGCAAGCCCCTCCAGGAGCAGCTGCCCCTCAACCAGATCAAGACAGAGCCCGTGGATTACGAGTACAAGCCAGCGGTAATAACGCCTCCGGCCATGGCCGCTATGAATGGCGGAGTGTTCAGCGGAGGTGCTGCTGCCCCTCTGCAGGGCACTGTGCAGGCGGTGGTTCTGCCCACGGTGGGGTTGGTGTCCCCCATCAGCATCAACCTGGCAGACCTACAGAATGCCCTCAAGGTGGCAGTGGACGGTAACGTTATACGGCAGGTTCTGGAAAACAACGCCAAAGGCCAGGTGAACTCAGGCCTCACCACTCAAACCCTGCACCCccctcagcagcagctcatctCAGCCATTAGTCTGCCAATTGTGGGCCAGGATGGGAATGCAAAACTTATTATAAATTACAGTCTGGACCCCAACCAGGGCCAGCTCACACCCCATAACCTAAAGAAAGAGCCAGTGTCTCCGGCTCAGAGTGCCGCTGACTCTATCAAGTCCCAGAAACTCCCTGAGGATCTTTCAGTCAGAGGCAGCAGGGACCAGGCTcagcaaaaagaggaaaagaccACTACAACCTGTCTACTGTGTGAGAACTGTCCAGGGGGGCTGGAAGCACTCCATGCTCTCAAGCACTGCAAGAAAGAGGATCTCAGATTGAACGGAGCAGGTTTAGATAAATCTGAGGCAGTTGCTGCCTTGCTGTCAGATGGAGGACTCTGCAACCACCCCAAAAACCTCCTGTCCCTTCTCAAGGCCTATTTTGCCTTAAATGCAGAGCCCTCCAAAGACGAGCTGGTCAAGATCTCTGACTCAGTCAGTCTGCCCATCCATGTGGTAAAGAAGTGGTTTAGCAAAATGCAGCAGGGTCAGATATCCCTGGGCGCCCCAACACCCCCATCAGAAGAGGAGGACTCGTATGAATCTCACAGTGTGGTATCACTGGTCCCAGGGAAGGACACAGCCACTATAAGCAGATCTGTGAGTCAGGATAGCCCCACAGAGGCTACGCCAGCAGAGGTCAACGGCACTCACAGCTCACCGGCCTCGCCCTCGCCACTTAACCTTACAGCTGGCGGTCCCACCCAAGCCGACACCCCTGAGAGCACTGAGGGACCCCTGGACCTGTCGCTGCCAAAGCCAGCCAGAGAAGAAGCAGAGAGCATGGCGCCTGCAGCCCAAGTTTACCCCTCTGCTTCCTCCCGCCAGACCACTGAGGAGGAACCTCTGAACTTAACTTGCACAAAGAAGGACATGTCACCACTCTCAGCCATGGGGGGAAGCCCCCTCGCACTGTACGCCAACCAGCCAAGTGCCAAACCCCTCGATATTGTAACCACAATGCAATGCCTGCGAGCACTAaccaacaacagcagc
Coding sequences within:
- the zeb1b gene encoding LOW QUALITY PROTEIN: zinc finger E-box-binding homeobox 1b (The sequence of the model RefSeq protein was modified relative to this genomic sequence to represent the inferred CDS: inserted 2 bases in 1 codon), yielding MADGPRCKRRKQANPRRTNVTNYNNVLEAGSDSDDEDKLHIVEEEGSLADGADCDSTLPDEEHPSVPSWDPVKEDCASDGEDDVSTDALVEEMLQQGDTAIIYPEAPDDDLQRQGTPDASVHDENGTPDSFSQLLTCPYCARGYKRYSSLKEHIKYRHXHMSVHKGGRDQRHITQSGGNRKFKCPECGKAFKYKHHLKEHLRIHSGEKPYECSHCKKRFSHSGSYSSHISSKKCISVISVNSRQRLGGSRNQAQGSPPGLPTSPSVHCGQIREKLEHSKPLQEQLPLNQIKTEPVDYEYKPAVITPPAMAAMNGGVFSGGAAAPLQGTVQAVVLPTVGLVSPISINLADLQNALKVAVDGNVIRQVLENNAKGQVNSGLTTQTLHPPQQQLISAISLPIVGQDGNAKLIINYSLDPNQGQLTPHNLKKEPVSPAQSAADSIKSQKLPEDLSVRGSRDQAQQKEEKTTTTCLLCENCPGGLEALHALKHCKKEDLRLNGAGLDKSEAVAALLSDGGLCNHPKNLLSLLKAYFALNAEPSKDELVKISDSVSLPIHVVKKWFSKMQQGQISLGAPTPPSEEEDSYESHSVVSLVPGKDTATISRSVSQDSPTEATPAEVNGTHSSPASPSPLNLTAGGPTQADTPESTEGPLDLSLPKPAREEAESMAPAAQVYPSASSRQTTEEEPLNLTCTKKDMSPLSAMGGSPLALYANQPSAKPLDIVTTMQCLRALTNNSSKQTILIPQLAYTYTTTANSPAGTETHETIHLNGIKEERLDLGSEGFSVVDEQNDSDSGPARKKMKKTDSGMYACDLCDKIFQKSSSLLRHKYEHTGKRPHECGICSKAFKHKHHLIEHMRLHSGEKPYQCDKCGKRFSHSGSYSQHMNHRYSYCKKETQSQAGGQESPAEEDGEVPAERQRQDTAPSLLDSDERGSSTREDEESEEEEEEGVVDMNDIQVVQIEDEEEEDKEERKEEQMEAERQDGTLETEEKEEVDTRQEETRRSVQTEEEEEESDADKDEVTDKEGGAAEEADREVQEESRGESNRSGVSQDEEETPEEKADTD